A segment of the Rhodothermales bacterium genome:
GCCGATCCGGTTCGCAGCGCATAGGCATCCTGGGTGGCCAGAAAGCTCTTGGTGAGGCATACGTAGTGGACGGCTTCCAGCACGTTGGTTTTCCCGGCGCCGTTCGGACCGTAAAACAGGTTTACGCCGGGAGCCAGGTCGATCCGCGTATCCGGGTGCGCGCGAAAGGATGCTATTCGAATCGACTGTATTTCCATGAGCGGTTGCTGCCGAAAAACGCGGGGCGCGCAGGTAGGGTTGCGGAACAGGATCCGTGACCGGTACATCTGGTTTCAGGGGTTTCTGCAGGCCGGCGCCGGAAGCGCCCGTCCAAGCCCCGCTGAAGATACAAAACCGCGCCATGTCCACACCCACCCTGTTCGAACAACTCAAAACGCTGGCCACCGAGCAGCGCAACCCGGCCTCGGCCCGGATCGACTCCGCCTCCACGCACGAGATCCTCGAAATCATCAATACCGAGGATCACCTCGTCCCAGTCGCCGTCCGCCGCGAACTGCCCTATATCGAGCAGGCGGTTGACCTCATCGTGGAGGCTTTCAGACAGGGCGGGCGACTGCTGTATGTGGGCGCCGGCACGAGCGGTCGCCTCGGTATTCTGGACGCCTCCGAGTGCCCACCGACCTACGGAACGCCGGCGGACATGGTGCAGGGCCTGATCGCCGGCGGAGAACGGGCAGTTTTTCAGTCCCAGGAAGGGGCCGAAGACCGCGAGGAGGATGGCGCGCGTGACCTGGAGGCCCTGCCCCTCGGCCCGCACGATGTCGTATGCGGGATTGCCGCCAGCCAGCGAACCCCCTACGTACTGGGCGCCGTAAAGCATGCCCGGGCGCGGGGCTGCGTCACCCTGTTTGTGACGTGTGTCCCCCGAGAGGCCTTCCGGCTCGATGTCGACGTGGCCATCTGCCCCTATGTAGGCCCGGAAGTCGTCATGGGAAGCACCCGCATGAAAAGCGGCACGGCCCAAAAGCTGGTTCTGAACATGTTGACGACAGCAAGCATGATTCGCCTTGGCAAGGTCTACGAAAACATGATGGTCGACCTGCAAATGACGAACGCGAAGCTCGTCGAGCGGTCCAAGCGCACCGTCATGCTGGTCACCGACGTGGACTACGAAACCGCGACGCGCCTCCTGGATGCGGCCCGCGGCCACGTCAAGACGGCCCTGGTGATGCATTTTGCCGGCGTTTCAGCCGGCGAGGCCGCCGCCCGGCTCGACCGCGCCGGCGGGTTTGTCCGGCAAGCTATCGCGGATGCGGCCTGAGCGTTCCACGTGGAACAGGCTGGGCACACCGTCATCCTCGCGAATGCGGGAATCCATGCGGCCTTCGTTTCATCTGATCACATCTGGTGGCACTGCCATTCGGGTGGATCCCCAATCAAGTTGGGACCTCGCCCCCGGCTTGACCGGGGGATGACACCATCGAGTTGGGAGCTCGCCCCCGGCCACACCGTCATCCTCGCGAATGCGGGGATCCATGCGGCCTTCGTTTCACCTGGTCACACCTGGTGGCACTGCCAGCCGGGTGGATCCCCAATCGAGTTGGGAGCTCGCCCCCGGCCTGACCGGGGGATGACGCCATCGAGCCGGAAGCCCGCCCCCGGCCGCACCGTCATCCTCGCGAATGCGGGGATCCATGCTGCCTTCGTTTCGGCTAGTCCCATCTGGTGGCACTGCCAGCCGGGTGGATCCCCAATCGAGTTGGGGATGACGGCATCGAGTTGGGAGCCCGCCCCCGGCCTGACCGGAGGATGACGCCCTCGAGTTGGGAGCTCGCCCCCGGCCTGACCGGGGGATGACGCCATCGAGCCGGAAGCCCGCACCCGGCCACACCGTCATCCTCGCGAATGCGGGGATCCATACTGCCTTCGTTTCAGCTGATCGCATCTGGAGGCACTGCTAGCCGGGTGGTTTCCCAATCGAGCCGGAAGCCCGCCACCGACCGCACCGTCATCCTCGCGAATGCGGGGATCCATGCAGCCTTCCTGCTTGCTGCAGCACACTCAGCAACCCGGTGTTCCACGTGGAACACCGGGGAATCTTTGCACACCTCGTATCGTTGGAGCCTCCGCATGCCGTAGCCGCCAGAAGGAGGCTACGGCCTTTCCGGCATGTACCGGCCGGATGATTTACCTGAATTGAACCCAGGCATTCCAGTGTCGCTTGCACCCGTATTTACCCGCATCGCTGCGCAGCCGGTTTTCGCCGAGCTGACCGATACGCTCTTCCAGGCACGCGCATCCGGCCCCGTTTCGGTCGCCATTCGCAATGCGAGCGGCTCGCTGCCGGCGCTCGCCCTGCTGCACCTGCACCGGCACCTCAAGCAGCCCATCATGGCGCTCCTGCCGGATGCCGAGCAGGCTACCCACCTGGTCAGCGACCTCGAGCAGCTCGATGCCTCGGAGACGGCCATCCTCCAGTTCCCCTCCTCGGGCGCCAAACCGTACGACCCGGAGATGATGCGCGATCCGACCTTTGCGATTGCGCGAACGGACGCCCTCCAGCAACTGGCCGCCGGCTTCGACGGCATCGTCGTCGCCAGCATCGACGCCGTATGCGAACGCGTGCCGGCGCGCAGCGCGGTGCAGCAGGAAACCCTCACGCTCGCCATCGGCGAACGGATGGATCCGCAATCGTTGCTCGAGCGCCTGAGCCAGCAGCGATTCAAACACGTTGAGTTCGTCGAGCAGGCGGGGGAGATGGCGCTCCGGGGCGGTATCCTGGATGTCTTCCCGTACACCGGGCCGTACCCGCTTCGCATCGAGTTTTTCGGTGACGAGATCGACTCGCTGCGCGAGTTCGACGTCCATTCCCAGCGCTCCATCAGCCGGCTCCGCACCGCGCGCATCGTCCCCAACCTGTCCGATGCCCCGGCCATCGAAGGACCGGACGCCCATACCGATGTGTTCTCCTATCTCGGCCCCGGCACCCTCTTCGCCCTCTTCGACGAACGGAGCCTGACCGAACAGGCCGGCGCCCTCTTTCAGCGCGCAACCGAAGCCTTCCAACTCCATAACAATAACGGCGATACCACGGCGCCACCGCCCCCCGAAACGCTCTATCTGAGGGAAAAGGACCTGACCGGGGCCTACCTCCCGCATACCCGTATGCACTTCGGCTCGTTCGCACCCGCCCGCCCGGCGGACCGGTCCATCGACGTCGACGCGCGCCCGCAGCCGTCGTTCAACGGCAGCATCAACCAGCTCCGCAAAACGCTGCGCGCCCACCACGACGCCGGCATGGACACCCTCATCCTCTGCGACAGCAGGGGACAGGAATCCCGCCTCCACGAACTGCTCGAAGAGGACATCGAACAGGGGCGCGTACGGCTGCAGGTGGACTCGCTCCACCAGGGATTCGAATTCCCCGCCGCACAGCTCGCCGTCTATACGGACCACCAGATCTTCAATCGGTACCACCGGCCGACCACGCGCCGGCAGCGCAAGAAGCAGGGCGGGCTCAGCATCCGCGAGCTGCGCAACCTCAAGCCGGGCGACTTCGTCGTGCACATCGATTACGGCATCGGCAAGTTCGCCGGCCTCGAACACATCACGGTGCGCGAGAAACAGCAGGAAGCGGTGCGCCTGCTCTTCCGGGATGAGGACGTGCTCTACGTCAACGTCAATGCCCTCTACAAACTCCACAAGTACACCGGAAAAGAAGGCCATCAGCCGGCCCTGACGAAACTCGGATCGGGCCAGTGGGAACGCGCCAAAAGCAAGACCAAAAAGCGCGTCAAGGACATCGCCCGCGACCTCATTGCGCTCTATGCACGACGCAAAGCCTCCCAGGGTCACGCCTTCCCCAAGGACACCCTCTGGCAGCGAGAACTCGAAGCCTCGTTCCAGTACGAAGACACGCCCGACCAGGGACTCGCCGCCGAGACCGTCAAGCAGGACATGGAGCTGCCCATTCCGATGGACCGGCTCGTCTGCGGCGACGTCGGTTTCGGAAAGACCGAGATCGCCGTGCGCGCCGCCTTCAAGGCGGTGCAGGATGGCCGGCAGGTGGCCGTGCTGGTTCCTACCACCATCCTGGCGTCTCAGCATTTTGAAACGTTCAGCAAGCGGCTCAAGGCGTACCCCGTACGCGTCGCCGAACTGTCGCGCTTCCGATCCGCCAGCGAAATCAAGACCGCCCTCGACGCGGTCAAGAGCGGACAGATCGACATCGTCATCGGCACCCATCGACTTCTCTCCAAGGACGTGGCGTTCAAGAAGCTGGGTCTGTTGATCATCGACGAAGAGCAGCGCTTCGGTGTCGCGGCCAAGGAACGGCTGCGCAACCTGCGCGCCGAAGTGGATACCCTGGCGCTGACCGCAACGCCGATTCCCCGCACGCTCCAGTTCTCCCTCATGGGCGCGCGCGACCTCTCGATCATCAGCACCCCGCCGCCGAACCGGCAGCCCATCGTCACCGAAATCCACACGTTCGACAAAGACCTCATCCGCGACGCGATCCTCTACGAAACCAACCGGGGAGGACAGGTCTTCTTCATCCACAACCGGGTGCAGAGCATTGACGACATCGCCGACATGCTTCGCCTGCTCATCCCCAACATCCGCATCCAGGTGGGTCACGGACAGATGAAGCCGGCGGACCTGGAGCGGGTGATGGACGATTTTATCGAACACAAATTCGATGTGCTCGTGAGCACCAACATCGTCGAGAGCGGGCTCGATATCTCAAACGCCAATACCATCATCATCAACCATGCGGACCACTTCGGGCTGTCCGACATCCACCAGCTCCGAGGGCGCGTCGGGCGGTCCGACCAGAAGGCGTTCTGCTACCTGCTCGTGCCCTCGATCCACACCCTGACGCGCGACGCCAAGCAGCGCCTGCAGGCGGTCGAAGAGTTCAGCGAGCTCGGCAGCGGCTTCAACATCGCCATGCGCGACCTCGACATCCGCGGCGCCGGCAACATGCTCGGCGCCGAGCAGAGCGGGTTTATCGCCGACGTCGGGTACGAGACCTATCACCGCATCCTCGACGAAGCGGTCCACGAACTGCGGAGCGAGGAGTTCAGCGAACTGTTCACGGACGTGGCCCCGCCGGCCCCGAGCGACACCGTCATCGACGTGGAGGAGGACGCCTTCATCCCCGAGACCTATCTCTCCAGCAGCGTCGAACGCCTCAACCTCTACCGCCGGCTCAGCGAAGCCGAGACGACCGAGGCGCTCGCGGAGCTACGCGCCGAGATGGAGGACCGCTTCGGCGAGCCGCCGGCGCCCGTCAGCCACCTGATCACCGCCACCGCGCTCCGCAACCTGGGCCAGTCGCTCCGCCTCCCCAAGATCACGTTCAAGAACCAGCGACTCTTCCTCGAAGTGCCGGGCGACAAGGACGACGCCTACTTCTACGAGCACCTGTTCCAGCCGCTGCTCGGGCGCCTCAACGCGCTCGGAAACCGGTTCGTCCTGAAAGAATCCGCCAAAGGCAAACTCCGCATCATCATCCAGGACGTACCGTCCCTCGATGCCTGCATGCCCCTCATGCGCGCGCTGGAGAAATGAACAAGGGAAGGCCCTGGCGCATCCATCAGCCAGTCCAGTTAAACATATTTCACACATATCCTATCGCGCTAACACCGCTCGGAGCGAATCGCCCAGCATGATGGCCCGGTTGCCCTCGATCCGAAAGCCGCCGACGGGCATGGCGGGGCCGATAACGTCCCGGAAGTAGAGGGGGAGACCTTCGGCGAAGCCGATCGGCGTCTCCGACGGACTCTGACGTTGATGGTGGATGTGGACGTGCGGCTCGCTCGTGTTGCCCGAATTACCGCATCGACCGATCGGCTGCCCCTCGCGCAGGGTATCGCCCGGGGCAACGCGCACGCTGCCGGGTTGAAGATGCGCCAGGATCAGGTAGGCGCCGGTTTCCCGGAGCCGGATCGATACATAGTTGCCGAGCGGATTCGCCAGGTCGTACGAGAGCCGGCCGGGCGGCGCGTCGGGTCGGCCGTCGAGCGACACATCGACGACGCCGGCCGCCGGCGCCAGCACCGGCAGGCCGTAACAGCCGTAGTCGCCCAGGCTATCGCTCGCGGTAAAAAACGGCGCCACCACCAGGTCGTAGGCCCAGCGCTGATCGGGCGAGGCGGCGTGGTAATTGGTCGACACCGCGTCGCCCCCCCAGGCCACATACATCAGGGTGTCCATCGGGAGCCGGACGTGCGCGGCCGGCTCCACGTCGCCGAGCGATACAGGGTACGCGAGCGGGGCCACCTTGAAAAGCACCAGCACGGGCGAGAGCGCGACGAGCGACCCCACGATGGTCGCAACGAGCACCGGGCTGCGGCGCTTCCGCACGAGACCGTAGACGATGGATCCCACCAGAAAGCAGGCACCCATAAACGGCAGGATGGACTGACCGAGATACCAGGCCATCACCGCCACCAGGCCGCCCTGGAGAAACAGCAGGACAAACCCGATCGCAGCGGCCCCGAGGAGCGCGAGCGGCATCCAGCGCGCGATGCGCCAGGCGAGCGAGGGCCGGCGGGGTTCGACCTCCATACCAGTCCGCCTCAGCCCCCACCCGGATAGACGGTGAGGATGCCGAGCGCCTGGTCACGGATCACCTCGCGCAGTGTGGCCGGCTCCAGCGCTTCGGCCATCGCGCCGAACCGGATCAACCAGCTCGCCACGTACATCATGTTCTCGAACCAGAAGGTGACCGTCGTCATGCCGTCCTGATCGTTTTCCTCCTCGATCTTCGCCGGAATACCCCGGCGCGCCCACCGGTAAATGCGGTTGTCGAAGCGAATCCGGACACGGACGTTCTCCGGGCTCTCGCCGCGCTCCTCGAGATGGCGGGTGAGATCGAATCCTTCCGGGGGCTGGAATCGCTCCATCAGCACCCGCATGGAACGGATGGCATCCAGCCGGTAATTGCGGATGTCGCCTCGAAGGTGGTCGTAGGCGATGAGGTTCCAGTGATCGGTGTAGTACACGAGTCCGAGCGGATCGACCGTGCGGCGGGTGACCTCGTCGCGGCTGGCCACGTAATACTCCATCATGACACTGTTCTGGCCGGCCACCGCCTGGCTCAGCTCGTACCAGCGCCCCTCCTCGTCGTCCCGCAACTCCGCCCGCTGGGCATGCAGCCAGTACGGATCCATCACCAGGCTCTTGCGCAGCCGCTCGATGTAGGTCTTGATTTCGGGCGGCAGCACGGCCTCGATCTTGAGACCGACCTGGTCGGCATCGCGCGCCAGCGAGGCGTCCGACTGGAGCTTGGTGAACTCCGTGCCCATCAGCAGCGTCGCCGCCTCGCGGGCGGTGAGCATCAGCGGCGGGAGCTGGTAGCCGTCCAGGATCTCGTAGCCGCCGCTGTCGGCATAAGTGAGCGGGACGCCCGACTCGCCGAGCGCGCGCAGGTCGCGGAAGATCGTGCGCCGGCTCACCCCGAAGTGATCGGCAAGGTCTTTCGATGACAGGTAGGGACGGTTCTGCAACAGCAGGACGAGCGCGAAGAGACGTTCGGTGCGATTGAGGACGCGTTCGGCGTTGGGCATCCGATCGGGCGGGACGTGGGTGGCACGGGTTCGGGTGCGGGCGGCTACGCCTCGGGGGCGCGGGTCACCTGCACGATGACTTTCTCCTCATAATACGATGGCGCACCCAGATCCTCCAGCGGCGCCACCGCGCACCGGGCATCGGGAAACCGGAGCACGAGGTCTTCGATCTCGCCGGCGAGGTCGCCCCCCTTGAGGCCGATCAGCCCGGGCGGCCAGCAGGCGGCTTCGGGCGCGGGGGCGAACGTCTCGGCGACCCGGACGTGCCACGCCCAGAGCGTCGCCAGCGGGGCCGTGGCGCGGGAGACCGAATAGTGGGTGACGCCGGGCCAGGCTTCGGCGCGGCCGTGCCACGCCTCCAGGTTGGCGAGCCCCAGCCGGCGCGCCATCGCGCGCGCGGCCATGATTTTTTTGTCGACCGCGTCGACGGCGACAAACCGCGTGTTTGGAAACGCGATGGCCAGGGGGATCGCCGGCAGCCCGCCGCCCGTGCCCCAGTCAACCACG
Coding sequences within it:
- the murQ gene encoding N-acetylmuramic acid 6-phosphate etherase — protein: MSTPTLFEQLKTLATEQRNPASARIDSASTHEILEIINTEDHLVPVAVRRELPYIEQAVDLIVEAFRQGGRLLYVGAGTSGRLGILDASECPPTYGTPADMVQGLIAGGERAVFQSQEGAEDREEDGARDLEALPLGPHDVVCGIAASQRTPYVLGAVKHARARGCVTLFVTCVPREAFRLDVDVAICPYVGPEVVMGSTRMKSGTAQKLVLNMLTTASMIRLGKVYENMMVDLQMTNAKLVERSKRTVMLVTDVDYETATRLLDAARGHVKTALVMHFAGVSAGEAAARLDRAGGFVRQAIADAA
- the mfd gene encoding transcription-repair coupling factor; translation: MSLAPVFTRIAAQPVFAELTDTLFQARASGPVSVAIRNASGSLPALALLHLHRHLKQPIMALLPDAEQATHLVSDLEQLDASETAILQFPSSGAKPYDPEMMRDPTFAIARTDALQQLAAGFDGIVVASIDAVCERVPARSAVQQETLTLAIGERMDPQSLLERLSQQRFKHVEFVEQAGEMALRGGILDVFPYTGPYPLRIEFFGDEIDSLREFDVHSQRSISRLRTARIVPNLSDAPAIEGPDAHTDVFSYLGPGTLFALFDERSLTEQAGALFQRATEAFQLHNNNGDTTAPPPPETLYLREKDLTGAYLPHTRMHFGSFAPARPADRSIDVDARPQPSFNGSINQLRKTLRAHHDAGMDTLILCDSRGQESRLHELLEEDIEQGRVRLQVDSLHQGFEFPAAQLAVYTDHQIFNRYHRPTTRRQRKKQGGLSIRELRNLKPGDFVVHIDYGIGKFAGLEHITVREKQQEAVRLLFRDEDVLYVNVNALYKLHKYTGKEGHQPALTKLGSGQWERAKSKTKKRVKDIARDLIALYARRKASQGHAFPKDTLWQRELEASFQYEDTPDQGLAAETVKQDMELPIPMDRLVCGDVGFGKTEIAVRAAFKAVQDGRQVAVLVPTTILASQHFETFSKRLKAYPVRVAELSRFRSASEIKTALDAVKSGQIDIVIGTHRLLSKDVAFKKLGLLIIDEEQRFGVAAKERLRNLRAEVDTLALTATPIPRTLQFSLMGARDLSIISTPPPNRQPIVTEIHTFDKDLIRDAILYETNRGGQVFFIHNRVQSIDDIADMLRLLIPNIRIQVGHGQMKPADLERVMDDFIEHKFDVLVSTNIVESGLDISNANTIIINHADHFGLSDIHQLRGRVGRSDQKAFCYLLVPSIHTLTRDAKQRLQAVEEFSELGSGFNIAMRDLDIRGAGNMLGAEQSGFIADVGYETYHRILDEAVHELRSEEFSELFTDVAPPAPSDTVIDVEEDAFIPETYLSSSVERLNLYRRLSEAETTEALAELRAEMEDRFGEPPAPVSHLITATALRNLGQSLRLPKITFKNQRLFLEVPGDKDDAYFYEHLFQPLLGRLNALGNRFVLKESAKGKLRIIIQDVPSLDACMPLMRALEK
- a CDS encoding M23 family metallopeptidase, producing the protein MEVEPRRPSLAWRIARWMPLALLGAAAIGFVLLFLQGGLVAVMAWYLGQSILPFMGACFLVGSIVYGLVRKRRSPVLVATIVGSLVALSPVLVLFKVAPLAYPVSLGDVEPAAHVRLPMDTLMYVAWGGDAVSTNYHAASPDQRWAYDLVVAPFFTASDSLGDYGCYGLPVLAPAAGVVDVSLDGRPDAPPGRLSYDLANPLGNYVSIRLRETGAYLILAHLQPGSVRVAPGDTLREGQPIGRCGNSGNTSEPHVHIHHQRQSPSETPIGFAEGLPLYFRDVIGPAMPVGGFRIEGNRAIMLGDSLRAVLAR
- a CDS encoding YafY family protein; amino-acid sequence: MPNAERVLNRTERLFALVLLLQNRPYLSSKDLADHFGVSRRTIFRDLRALGESGVPLTYADSGGYEILDGYQLPPLMLTAREAATLLMGTEFTKLQSDASLARDADQVGLKIEAVLPPEIKTYIERLRKSLVMDPYWLHAQRAELRDDEEGRWYELSQAVAGQNSVMMEYYVASRDEVTRRTVDPLGLVYYTDHWNLIAYDHLRGDIRNYRLDAIRSMRVLMERFQPPEGFDLTRHLEERGESPENVRVRIRFDNRIYRWARRGIPAKIEEENDQDGMTTVTFWFENMMYVASWLIRFGAMAEALEPATLREVIRDQALGILTVYPGGG
- a CDS encoding RsmG family class I SAM-dependent methyltransferase: MRALTADQEAQLTDFAQHLHRFNATHNLVARPASVEQLERHIRHCLYLTHRAFPDGATVVDWGTGGGLPAIPLAIAFPNTRFVAVDAVDKKIMAARAMARRLGLANLEAWHGRAEAWPGVTHYSVSRATAPLATLWAWHVRVAETFAPAPEAACWPPGLIGLKGGDLAGEIEDLVLRFPDARCAVAPLEDLGAPSYYEEKVIVQVTRAPEA